One Prinia subflava isolate CZ2003 ecotype Zambia chromosome 17, Cam_Psub_1.2, whole genome shotgun sequence DNA segment encodes these proteins:
- the TRAP1 gene encoding heat shock protein 75 kDa, mitochondrial, with amino-acid sequence MAAARGGRCLLAALRRSGAAPRLRPPAAKGAACLQRQILHRWSLQHNIPASSIPAVRMYSTQTAESKEEEPLHTIISNTENKKGAASKHEFQAETKKLLDIVARSLYSEKEVFIRELISNGSDALEKLRHRLMTEGKALPELEIHLQTDSGKGTITIQDTGIGMTQEELVSNLGTIARSGSKAFLEALQSQAEASSKIIGQFGVGFYSAFMVADKVEVFSQSAEPGSPGYHWSSDGSGMFEIAEASGVRAGTKIIIHLKEDCKEFANEDRVKEVVTKYSNFISFPLYLNGRRINTLQALWMLEPKDIGEWQHEEFYRFIAQAYDKPRYVLHYKTDAPLNIRSIFYVPEQKPSMFDMSREMGSSVALYSRKILIQTKAADILPKWLRFLRGVVDSEDIPLNLSRELLQESALIRKLRDVLQKRLIKFFIDQSKKDPEKYAKFFEEYGVFMREGIVTIAEQDVKEDIAKLLRYESSALPAGQLTSLSEYSSRMKAGSRNIYYLCAPNRHLAEHSPYFEAMKKKDMEVLFCYEQFDELTLLHLREFDKKKLISVETDIVVDHYKEEKFEESRPAGDRLTEKEAEDLMAWMRNALGSRVTGVKVTTRLDTHPAMITVLEMGAARHFLRMQQLAKTQEERAQLLQPTLEINTGHALIRKLSELKDSQPDLAQMLLDQIYENAMIAAGLNEDPRPMVNRLNELLTRILEKN; translated from the exons atggcggcggcgcggggcgggcggtgTCTGCTCGCGGCCCTGCGGCGCTCCGGGGCCGCGCCCCGGCTGCGCCCGCCCGCAG CAAAAGGAGCAGCATGTCTGCAAAGGCAAATACTCCACCGCTGGAGCCTCCAGCACAACATTCCTGCCTCCAGCATTCCTGCTGTCCGGATGTACAGCACACAAACAGCAGAGAGCAAGGAGGAGGAGCCCCTGCACACCATCATCAGCAACACAGAGAACAAGAAAG GTGCAGCCTCTAAACATGAGTTCCAGGCTGAAACAAAGAAACTGCTGGACATTGTTGCCCGTTCCCTGTACTCAGAGAAAGAG GTGTTCATCCGGGAGCTGATCTCCAACGGCAGTGACGCGCTGGAGAAGCTGCGGCACCGCCTGATGACAGAAGGGAAGGCCTTGCCAGAGCTGGAGATCCACCTGCAGACAGACAGCGGGAAGGGAACCATCACCATCCAG gacaCAGGTATTGGGATGacccaggaggagctggtttCTAACCTTGGTACCATTGCTCGATCAGGCTCAAAG GCTTTTCTagaagctctgcagagccaagCTGAAGCCAGCAGTAAGATCATCGGCCAGTTTGGAGTGGGTTTCTATTCAGCCTTCATGGTGGCTGATAAAGTGGAGGTGTTCTCACAGTCAGCAGAGCCGGGCAGCCCGGGCTACCACTGGTCATCCGATGG TTCAGGGATGTTTGAGATTGCAGAAGCATCTGGGGTCAGGGCTGGGACTAAGATTATTATACACCTCAAAGAAGACTGCAAAGAGTTTGCAAATGAAGACCGAGTCAAGG AGGTGGTGACAAAATACAGCAACTTCATCAGCTTCCCCCTGTACCTCAATGGGAGAAGAATCAACACGTTACAG GCTCTGTGGATGCTGGAGCCCAAGGACATCGGTGAGTGGCAGCACGAGGAGTTCTACCGCTTCATCGCGCAGGCGTATGACAAGCCCCGCTACGTCCTGCACTACAAGACTGATGCTCCCCTCAACATCCGCAGCATCTTCTACGTGCCCGAGCAA aagCCATCCATGTTTGACATGAGCAGGGAAATGGGCTCCAGCGTTGCCCTCTACAGCCGCAAAATCCTCATCCAGACCAAAGCTGCAGACATCCTGCCTAAGTGGCTGCGCTTCCTCAGAG GTGTTGTGGACAGCGAGGACATACCCCTGAAtctcagcagggagctgctgcaggagagtgCCCTGATCAG GAAGCTCCGTGATGTTTTGCAGAAGAGGTTGATCAAGTTCTTCATTGACCAGAGCAAGAAGGACCCTGAGAAATATGCCAAATTCTTTGAGGAGTACGGGGTATTCATGAGAGAGGGGATTGTCACGATAGCAGAGCAGGATGTCAAG GAGGACATCGCCAAGCTGCTGCGGTACGAGTCGtcggcgctgcccgcggggcaGCTGACCAGCCTGAGCGAGTACAGCTCGCGCATGAAGGCGGGCAGCAGGAACATCTACTACCTGTGTGCCCCCAACCGGCACCTGGCCGAGCACTCCCCCTACTTCGAggccatgaagaagaaggacatggag GTGCTGTTCTGCTACGAGCAGTTTGATGAGCTGACACTCTTGCATCTCCGGGAGTTTGACAAGAAGAAGCTGATCTCTGTGGAGACAGACATTGTTGTTGATCACTATAAGGAAGAGAAGTTCGAGGAGAGCCGCCCAG CTGGAGACCGACTGACAGAGAAGGAGGCTGAGGATCTGATGGCCTGGATGAGGAACGCCTTGGGCTCTCGAGTCACTGGAGTGAAG GTGACCACGCGGCTGGACACGCACCCGGCCATGATCACCGTGCTCGAGATGGGCGCCGCCCGACACTTCCTGCGCATGCAGCAGCTGGCCAAGACCCAGGAGGAgcgagcccagctcctgcagcccacccTGGAGATCAACACAGG GCATGCTCTGATTAGGAAGCTCAGCGAGCTGAAGGACAGTCAGCCTGATCTGGCCCAGATGTTGCTCGACCAG ATCTATGAGAATGCCATGATCGCAGCAGGACTGAATGAGGATCCCAGGCCAATGGTGAACCGGCTGAACGAACTCCTCACCAGAATCCTGGAGAAGAACTGA